The sequence below is a genomic window from Acidimicrobiales bacterium.
CGGCGACGGTGATGCGCTGGTCCATGACTTCGAGCGCCGCGGGGACGATGCCGGCGGCGATGATCGCCCCGACCGTGTCGGCGGCCTGGGAGATGGACTCGAAGGCGAGGAGCAGCGTGCGCACGCTGGGCGGGTCCGGGGTGATGCGCACGGCGATCTTCGTCGCGATGCCCAGCATCCCCTCACCGCCGATGAAGGCCCCGCGCAGGTCGAGACCGGCTGGTTCCGGGTCCAACCCGCCGAGCATGACGAGTTCTCCGGCCGTCGTGACGACCTCCATTGCGAGGACGTGGGCGTTGGTCACGCCCTCGGCGAGGCAGTGCGGACCCCCCGAGTTGGTTGCGACGTTGCCGCCGATCGTGCACACCTGCTGGCTGGAGGGGTCCGGCGCGAAGTGGTGACCGGGCAGCGCCCGTGACAGGTCGAGGTTGACGACCCCGGGTTCCACCCACGCGACCCGGGCATCGGTGTCGACCGAGAGGATCCGGTTCATCTTCGTCATGACGACGACGATCGGCGCACCGAGTGGGATCGCCCCACCGGCGAGACCCGTCCCCGCGCCCCGGGGCACCACGCCGCGACCGTGTTCAGCCGCGATCGCCATGATCGCCTGCACCTCCCCTGCGGAGATCGGGAAACACACCGGCCCCGACAGGCCACCGGGGTAGACGGAAGCGTCATGGGCCAGCAGAGAGCGCTCTGCGGCGTCGTCACGCACCCGGTCGGCAGCGAGCGCCGCCCGCAGCGCACGCACGACCGGATCGGCGTCCCGGCCGTCGCGGGCGATGACGTGGCGGAGACGTTTCAGCACGAGAGCAGGCGCCTCATGAGTGCGAAGAAGCCGTCGGAGTCGGTGTCGAGCGCGACCGTCGCGTTGAGCTCACGCCCCGATCGTCCGTCCAGGTCGACGACGGTGCGCCCGAAGCTCAACGTCGACTCCGTCTCGATGTCCACGCGGGCCTCACGGGTCGTGAAGAGCTCCGGCTCGAGGAGGTGGGCGATCACGCACGGGTCGAACATCGGCCTGATGCGCACGCCCCGGGCACGGTCGTCGTCGTTGTAGTACCCGGCGATCAGGGCCGCCGCCATCTGCGCGGCCGGGGTGTCGATCGCACGGATCGCCGCGAGTTCGGCGTCGGTGGCGTCGGCGGCGTTGCACGCCTCGAGGCCGATCATCGTGATCGGGATACCGGACTCGAAGACGACCTTCGCGGCGTGGGGATCGACGAGGATGTTGAACTCGGCCGACGGCGTGATGTTGCCGGCGCCGACGGCGCCACCCATGAGCACGATCCGCCCGACGGATTCGGCGAAACCATCGTGCAGAACGATCGCCGCGGCGACGTTCGTCAACGGTCCGATCGGACACAGCGTCAGGTCCTCGGTGGCGGCCGCCGTCGCCACGAGGAAGTCCACCGCGTGACCAGGCGCGGGGTCACGGCGCGGTTCGCGGTGATCCCACCCCCGCAACCCGTGACCCGAGTCGAAGTAGGAACGGAAGGGCGCAACGAGTGGCCGGTGACAGCCGCTGAAGACCGGTGGCGGATCGTCCCCGCCGACCACGTCGAGGACCACCCGGGCGTTGCGGTTGCACTCGGCCTCTGACACGTTGCCCGCCACGGTGGTGACGCCGAGGACCTCCAGGAGACCCGAACGCTGCGCCCCCATGGCCATGGCGATCGCGATCGCATCGTCTTGGCCAGGGTCACAGTCGATGATGATCTTCACGTCCGACACTCTCCCCTGCCGCTAGGCCGTCCCTCGGATCATCGCACCGCGGCGCGGTGCTCGTCGCCGGTCACGCCTCCAACAGCAGCCACAGCCCGGCTATGGAGTACAGCACCATCACGAAGAGCATCGTGTACTGACTGGTCGTCGCGTCGCGGGACTCGAATCGGGCGACGGCCGTGTCGTGGGCGACGACCACCGCGGCCACGTGCCCGACCACGATGGCCAGCGCCTGGATCCAGGCGACCACGTCGGGCGAGATCACCGTGAAGTCGATCGAGCCGTCGGCGGTGCCGAACAGGTCCCACCCCTCACCGAAAGGGTCCGATAGACGGAAGGCGAAAGACTGGACCTCGTCGATGAGCAGTTGCGCG
It includes:
- a CDS encoding FAD-linked oxidase C-terminal domain-containing protein — its product is MLKRLRHVIARDGRDADPVVRALRAALAADRVRDDAAERSLLAHDASVYPGGLSGPVCFPISAGEVQAIMAIAAEHGRGVVPRGAGTGLAGGAIPLGAPIVVVMTKMNRILSVDTDARVAWVEPGVVNLDLSRALPGHHFAPDPSSQQVCTIGGNVATNSGGPHCLAEGVTNAHVLAMEVVTTAGELVMLGGLDPEPAGLDLRGAFIGGEGMLGIATKIAVRITPDPPSVRTLLLAFESISQAADTVGAIIAAGIVPAALEVMDQRITVAVENFVSAGYPTDAGAVLLAEVDGLPGGTAADAEAIAAVGRANGATSVRIAADDTERALLWKGRKTAFGAIAQVKPDYYLHDTVVPRSRLAEVLAQVYEIAERHDLVVMNVFHAGDGNLHPILAYDAREPGILDRVHAAGREIVEASLAVGGVLSGEHGIGVEKQDLMSQMFSPDDLDHQARLRRAFDPFCRANPGKVLPSSHSCADIAALRSVPTDVWG
- a CDS encoding nucleoside hydrolase, whose translation is MKIIIDCDPGQDDAIAIAMAMGAQRSGLLEVLGVTTVAGNVSEAECNRNARVVLDVVGGDDPPPVFSGCHRPLVAPFRSYFDSGHGLRGWDHREPRRDPAPGHAVDFLVATAAATEDLTLCPIGPLTNVAAAIVLHDGFAESVGRIVLMGGAVGAGNITPSAEFNILVDPHAAKVVFESGIPITMIGLEACNAADATDAELAAIRAIDTPAAQMAAALIAGYYNDDDRARGVRIRPMFDPCVIAHLLEPELFTTREARVDIETESTLSFGRTVVDLDGRSGRELNATVALDTDSDGFFALMRRLLSC